One window of Oncorhynchus masou masou isolate Uvic2021 chromosome 28, UVic_Omas_1.1, whole genome shotgun sequence genomic DNA carries:
- the LOC135517781 gene encoding G-protein coupled receptor-associated protein LMBRD2B-like, producing MSGAALGIEIVVVFFLALFLLHRYADFRKQQRMVLFGTLLAWYLCFLIVFILPLDISTTIYKQCKIDHEEHPAVLPVIPLLSNQTAGNSTMATATKSVLKVCYKPWSYIPDGIMPVFWRVVYWTSQCLTWLLLPFMQSYARSGGFSITGKIKTALIENAIYYGTYLLIFGSLLIYVAVHPQWHLSWYELQTIGITAANTWGLFLLVLLLGYGLVEIPRSYWNASRRGHLLIKTYFKAAKLMTEKADAQENLEDVMEEMRKVQESIKYNHPLRKYIDTVLRKCPVDYQEKMGRNMDDYEDFDDKQNTYPSEKSLVKLHKQVIYAVQRHNRTRVQWLILLQQAMHLEDVAKNETSSAHQFVHSFPSTEPTSWLSRYFYTPTVEWYWECLLKHWFYRLLAVVLSLFSVAVVWSECTFFSTQPVLSLFAVFIQLAERDYNYLYIEMACFITIFFLCTCVYSTVFRIRVFNYYYLASHHQTDAYSLQFSGMLFCRLTPPLCLNFLGLIHMDSAISHQQKEQTAYTSIMGSMRVLSFIANGFYIYYPMLILLLCIATYFSLGTRCLNLLGFQQFVGDNEMTSDLIDEGKELIRREKRKLQRIEDGENRRREWKERYGNTREDTARNRIRNEAAEMTETNYSDTVPNTRQAKYSRTGRGTERDSIELLQDAEPLDFNAETLSDDPLEAGSTRHVPGRYLSMSSSRSRIFDDV from the exons ATGAGTGGGGCTGCGCTGGGCATTGAGATAGTGGTGGTGTTCTTCCTGGCTCTGTTCCTGCTGCATCGCTATGCAGACTTCCGTAAGCAGCAGAGGATGGTGCTGTTTGGCACCTTGCTGGCCTGGTACCTGTGTTTCCTCATCGTCTTCATTCTTCCTCTGGACATCAGCACG ACAATCTACAAGCAGTGTAAGATTGATCATGAGGAACATCCCGCCGTACTCCCTGTGATCCCACTGCTATCCAATCAAACAGCAGGAAACTCAACTATGGCCACTGCCACTAAAAG TGTTCTAAAGGTGTGTTACAAGCCATGGAGCTACATTCCAGATGGAATCATGCCTGTGTTCTGGAGAGTTGTTTACTGGACCTCTCAGTGTCTCACCTG GTTGCTGCTGCCCTTCATGCAGTCCTATGCACGCTCAGGGGGCTTTTCCATCACTGGGAAAATAAAGACTGCACTGATAGAGAATGCCATTTATTACGGAACGTACCTGCTCATCTTCGGCTCACTGCTTATCTACGTGGCCGTTCATCCTCAGTGGCACCTCTCCTG GTATGAGCTGCAGACAATAGGCATCACTGCAGCCAACACCTGgggtctgttcctgctggtgctGTTGCTGGGTTACGGCCTGGTGGAGATTCCGCGCTCCTATTGGAACGCCTCGCGGCggggacacctgctcatcaagaCCTACTTCAAGGCAGCCAAGCTGATGACGGAGAAGGCTGATGCACAGGAGAACCTAGAGGATGTCATGGAG GAAATGCGAAAGGTCCAAGAATCCATCAAGTACAACCACCCACTGAGGAAGTACATCGATACTGTTCTTAGAAAG TGCCCTGTGGACTACCAGGAGAAGATGGGCAGAAACATGGATGATTATGAGGACTTTGATGACAAACAGAACACCTATCCCAGTGAGAAGAGCCTGGTGAAGCTTCACAAACAA GTAATTTACGCAGTGCAGAGACACAACCGGACCCGTGTCCAGTGGCTCATCCTCCTGCAGCAGGCCATGCACCTGGAGGACGTGGCGAAGAATGAGACCAGCTCAGCCCACCAGTTTGTCCACAGCTTCCCCTCCACAGAACCAACTAGCTGGCTCAGCCGATACTTTTACACTCCTACCGTAG AGTGGTACTGGGAGTGCCTGCTGAAACATTGGTTCTACCGGCTGCTGGCTGTGGTGTTGTCTCTGTTTTCTGTGGCCGTGGTGTGGTCTGAGTGCACCTTCTTCAGCACCCAACCCGTCCTCTCCCTCTTCGCTGTCTTCATCCAGCTCGCTGAGAGAGACTACAACTACTTGTACATTGAG atggcgTGCTTCATCACCATCTTCTTCCTGTGCACCTGTGTTTACTCCACTGTGTTCCGGATCAGAGTGTTCAACTACTACTACCTGGCCTCACACCACCAGACTGATGCCTACAGCTTGCAGTTCAGTGGCAT GCTGTTCTGCCGTCTGACCCCTCCTCTGTGTCTGAACTTCCTGGGTCTGATCCACATGGACTCTGCTATCTCCCACCAACAGAAGGAGCAGACGGCCTACACCTCT ATCATGGGTTCTATGAGGGTCCTATCGTTCATAGCTAATGGCTTCTACATCTATTACCCCATGCTCATATTGCTGCTCTGCATCGCTACCTACTTCAG CCTGGGCACCCGCTGTCTGAACCTCCTGGGCTTTCAGCAGTTTGTGGGAGACAATGAAATGACCTCTGACCTGATCGATGAGGGCAAGGAGCTCATTCGGCGAG AGAAAAGAAAGCTCCAAAGGATTGAGGATGGAGAGAACCGACGAAGG GAGTGGAAAGAGCGCTATGGTAACACCCGGGAAGACACCGCCAGGAACAGGATTAGAAATGAAGCAGCAGAAATGACAGAGACCAACTACTCCGATACTGTCCCTAACACTAGAC AGGCCAAGTACTCTCGGACtggcagaggaacagagagagactctATAGAACTTCTCCAGGACGCAGAGCCTTTGGACTTCAATGCAGAGACCCTTTCAGACGACCCTCTTGAAGCAGGTTCCACCAG ACATGTACCAGGCAGGTACCTGTCCATGTCCTCGTCACGGAGCAGAATCTTTGATGACGTttga